CGCCTCCAAGAAAATCCGAGGTGATCATAACCGACGTCCCCATCCCGTCTTCGCCTTTTGGAGAGAACTGGACAATACGGGTTGTCGCCGGACCTCCCGATATACCGAATGAAAGGCCCATGCAGATCAGACCGGGAATAATTGCTGCCACTCCCCACTCAGGAATTATCAGTAGGAAGATCAGGCAGAATGATATTCTGAACAACGCGGCCAGAATACACGGGATGCGGCAGCCGATTCTGTCGCTCCACGCGCCGATAGGGATTCCAACAAGCGCTGTCAGAATCGATGCAATCATCAGAAGCATTCCTGACGTAACCGTCGACAAACCTACTGCCGTCTGCATATAATACGGGACCATATACATCACGCCGGAAAAAAACGGCACATGTCAGAAGATAGGATATGGTGACTGAAGAAAATTTCCAGTGCCGAAATATTCTGATATTTAATAGAGGGGCCGGACTCCGCAGTGAATGGATACAGAACCCTGCAAAGGAAACGGCAAAGATGGCTCCGCAGATGAGAATCGTGACGTTCGTCCAGCCAAGGACCGGGCCGCGTTCGAAGAAAATAATCATGGATGCAATCGATGCAAACATTAGAACCGTGCCAATTATATCGAAATGATCCTTCACCGGCTTGCCGTTCGGCGAAGGTATAGCCAGCTTTGCAAGAATGATGGCAGCGATTCCGATTGGTACGTTAATTAAAAAAATCCAGTGCCATGAAAGGTAAGCCGAAATAAATCCCCCTAGAGGGGGACCAAATGTAAGAGCGATACCGCCGGTCGTCGCAATTACGCCCATCCCAAATCCCCGTCTTTCCTTTGGCAGGAACCGCGTTACGAGCAGAGGTGCCGCCGATGCAATCATCGAAGCACCCAGCCCCTGCAGAGCACGCGCGGCGACGATGAATTCAAGTGACGGGGAGAGAGCACACATCAGAGAGCCAAGAGCGAAAATGCCAAACCCGATTGAGAACACGCCGCGAATTTTTCCATTGTCGGCAACTTTCCCGAATGCAAGAATAAATCCTGCCATGAATAGAAGGTAAGCGATTACAACCCACGAGCTTCCCGAGATGTCGATACCGAACTCGGCGGCCATCACAGGCAGAACAACGTTGACAATCGATCCGTCAAGTCCATCCATAAACACGGCAAATGCAGCGATCAGCAGCGGCATTTTCTGATGGTTTGGAT
The sequence above is a segment of the uncultured Methanocorpusculum sp. genome. Coding sequences within it:
- a CDS encoding MFS transporter codes for the protein MYMVPYYMQTAVGLSTVTSGMLLMIASILTALVGIPIGAWSDRIGCRIPCILAALFRISFCLIFLLIIPEWGVAAIIPGLICMGLSFGISGGPATTRIVQFSPKGEDGMGTSVMITSDFLGGVIGVAAYAVVFSLAVPGSVGVSVNDLSSAALTSGFHATAAFGLILGIITLILSSVVPNLIIKKVGRQTCKKKLEDFILSEYLLRSIRRYPRYAASRPYLL